A single window of Ictalurus punctatus breed USDA103 chromosome 27, Coco_2.0, whole genome shotgun sequence DNA harbors:
- the filip1l gene encoding filamin A-interacting protein 1-like isoform X3 has protein sequence MKGHPPKYPRVSCISRAHAWRLKLLNDQEKTYQEQREEENKKKVTNLKEELTKLKSFALLVIDEQQHVTEQLGEQIAKVQELQAAAREAQEELTSAQTRAQNMESKVLHLEAKIHDQAVQFHQEQEAMSTKLTDENSQNRHLSQKLSTLCQELDELEASNKALRRAEEELQELRDKSSSGENGNANLVSEVEELRRRVVEMEGKDEELIKMEDLCRDFKRKLERESIQNRSLKAEVDKLNHRIMELEKLEDALGKSKQECSLLKCNLEKERTVTKHMCNDLDILRVRIKELEAAEGLLEKTEWTLKEDLAKLKTLTVMLVDERKTMAEKLKQLENKVQNSTDKLQAEKDKVTSVTDKLIEESKKALKIKVEMEEKIYITTKEKDDLKTKLKAEEEKNNALQSNVSMMKKRLWSLEAIEREFLRNKAKQENMKRPTPNGFQQEDNKVKDLTQEEEGLRRKLQEMNVVEDDLLKTHNEGESLEERYSNEKGQMEQLEITRKDLSKYQLGEKENFNQDILYKQLKEEAIKPSHLTEEVEALKEKIHNYMGTEESICNMKREYATLQRKLTQQEFRNKELAREKESLTRELERYRRFSKSLRPGMIGRRFSDLQVSTKEVQTEPTDSLTPTTKNLSHLEQAVVNRKMYEESNQQYEPDYNEITPAKCSPSLKNSNNHQNNTKLIRNNLKSIEIHQLINCKMQTTQNGTHVQQGDVLVTHNPSQHIHIKLTPDHSHKAVAVETMSSTTENTQFYTTTAVIPTSGCTTKQQITIDQNAAVSIQNNKSSYIEIPSTPEQSVSPLSMTTYSQTVIPEFTSLLTPDSAMSPTEITTVTTRVSDRAQETEVKAGHTIFCATPQRQNNWHDVHRYNNSSPSVITNEDKKIQVPLDLQTINSNTEPPSPCYSPGQEQRTSALLSNALAKVNSKIVSSIRIKPASTPIPQLSQITVPVEAFQQSGPTRIPKPKAYSTPTGTNSTAALTQNAGTSQALPKLGGKHIQ, from the exons ACTGAAGCTACTCAATGATCAAGAAAAAACTTACCAGGAacaaagagaggaagagaataaaaagaagGTCACCAATCTTAAAGAAGAACTGACTAAACTGAAGTCATTTGCCCTCCTGGTTATTGATGAACAGCAGCATGTCACAGAACAGCTGGGTGAGCAAATTGCAAAGGTTCAGGAGCTGCAAGCTGCTGCCAGAGAGGCCCAAGAGGAGCTGACCTCAGCACAGACCAGGGCACAAAACATGGAGAGCAAAGTGTTGCACCTGGAGGCAAAAATACATGACCAGGCTGTTCAGTTCCACCAAGAGCAGGAAGCCATGAGCACCAAACTGACTGACGAAAACAGCCAAAACAGACATCTGAGTCAGAAACTGTCTACACTTTGCCAAGAGCTGGATGAACTTGAAGCATCAAACAAGGCCCTTCGCAGGGCAGAAGAGGAGCTACAGGAGCTAAGGGACAAAAGTAGCAGTGGGGAGAATGGAAACGCTAACCTTGTGTCAGAAGTGGAAGAGTTGAGGAGAAGAGTGGTAGAAATGGAAGGAAAAGATGAGGAATTGATCAAAATGGAGGATTTGTGCAGGGACTTTAAAAGGAAGCTGGAGAGGGAGTCCATCCAGAATCGTAGTCTGAAAGCAGAGGTGGACAAGCTGAATCACAGAATTATGGAGCTTGAAAAATTAGAAGATGCCTTAGGAAAGAGCAAACAGGAATGTAGCTTGCTCAAATGCAACCttgagaaagaaaggacagTAACTAAACATATGTGTAATGACCTAGATATTCTGAGGGTAAGGATCAAGGAACTAGAAGCTGCTGAAGGTCTATTAGAGAAGACAGAGTGGACACTAAAGGAAGATCTTGCAAAACTGAAAACACTAACAGTAATGCTTGTTGATGAAAGGAAAACCATGGCAGAGAAACTGAAGCAACTGGAAAACAAGGTTCAAAATAGCACTGATAAACTTCAGGCCGAAAAGGACAAAGTCACATCAGTGACAGATAAGCTGATTGAAGAAAGCAAGAAAGCTTTGAAGATCAAAGTGGAGATGGAGGAAAAAATCTATATCACCACCAAGGAAAAAGATGATCTGAAGACCAAGCTAAAAGCTGAGGAAGAGAAAAACAATGCCCTTCAGTCCAATGTCAGCATGATGAAGAAGAGGCTTTGGTCCTTGGAGGCTATTGAAAGGGAGTTTTTGAGgaacaaagcaaaacaagagAACATGAAGAGACCCACCCCAAATGGTTTCCAACAGGAAGACAACAAAGTGAAAGATTTAACACAGGAAGAAGAAGGGCTCAGAAGGAAACTCCAAGAGATGAATGTGGTTGAAGATGATCTACTGAAGACACACAATGAGGGTGAATCCTTGGAAGAGAGATACTCCAATGAAAAAGGCCAAATGGAACAATTAGAGATCACAAGGAAGGACCTTTCTAAATACCAACTGGGTGAGAAGGAAAATTTTAACCAAGACATTCTGTATAAGCAACTGAAAGAGGAAGCGATCAAGCCCAGTCATCTGACCGAAGAGGTAGAAGCATTAAAGGAAAAGATACACAATTACATGGGCACAGAAGAGTCCatctgtaacatgaaaagagAATATGCAACTCTCCAGAGAAAGCTTACCCAGCAGGAATTCAGAAACAAGGAACTTGCTAGGGAGAAGGAGAGCTTAACAAGGGAGCTTGAAAGATATCGTCGCTTTAGTAAGAGCCTCCGGCCTGGCATGATTGGAAGACGGTTCTCAGACCTACAAGTCTCTACAAAGGAGGTTCAGACTGAACCAACAGATAGCCTTACACCTACTACTAAGAACCTTAGTCATCTAGAGCAAGCTGTGGTGAATAGGAAAATGTATGAGGAGAGTAATCAACAGTATGAACCCGATTATAATGAGATTACTCCAGCTAAATGTAGTCCCTCACTCAAAAACAGTAATAACCACCAGAACAATACAAAGCTAATTAGAAATAATTTAAAGAGTATAGAGATACACCAGCTTATCAACTGCAAAATGCAAACCACACAAAACGGAACTCATGTTCAGCAAGGGGATGTGTTAGTCACCCATAATCCGAGCCAACATATCCACATCAAGTTGACACCAGACCATAGCCATAAGGCAGTTGCTGTTGAGACTATGAGTTCTACTACAGAAAATACTCAGTTTTATACTACTACAGCAGTTATCCCAACCAGTGGTTGCACCACGAAACAGCAAATTACTATTGACCAGAATGCAGCAGTCTCAATACAGAATAATAAGAGTTCTTACATTGAAATCCCTTCTACACCTGAACAATCAGTGTCACCTCTTAGTATGACAACTTATTCCCAAACAGTGATTCCTGAATTCACAAGTTTATTGACACCAGACAGTGCAATGTCACCAACTGAGATAACAACAGTTACAACAAGAGTTTCTGATAGAGCACAGGAGACAGAGGTCAAAGCAGGTCACACTATATTCTGTGCAACACCACAAAGACAAAATAACTGGCATGATGTGCATAGGTATAATAATTCAAGTCCAAGTGTCATCACCAATGAAGACAAGAAAATTCAAGTTCCCTTAGACCTCCAGACTATCAACAGCAATACAGAACCCCCCAGTCCCTGTTATTCTCCTGGCCAGGAGCAAAGAACCTCAGCATTATTAAGCAATGCTCTGGCCAAAGTTAACAGCAAAATTGTTAGTAGCATCAGGATAAAGCCTGCCTCAACTCCAATCCCACAGCTGTCACAAATTACA GTACCTGTTGAAGCATTCCAGCAGTCTGGCCCCACAAGGATACCTAAACCTAAAGCCTACAGTACACCAACAGGAACAAATTCCACGGCTGCGCTGACACAAAATGCAGGAACTTCCCAAGCACTGCCGAAATTGGGGGGAAAACATATACAATGA